A part of Bacilli bacterium genomic DNA contains:
- a CDS encoding alcohol dehydrogenase catalytic domain-containing protein, whose translation MPKPETGELLIRVSVAGICGSDLGGYLGHNSLRKPPLIMGHEFSGTVAAIGVGAAEKAGKPFRIGDRVTVNPLVSCGQCDRCKESREHLCPDRKLLGAGLPGAFAEFVKVPAENVHHLPDSVS comes from the coding sequence GTGCCGAAACCGGAAACGGGCGAGCTCTTGATTCGCGTTTCCGTGGCGGGCATTTGCGGCTCGGATTTGGGAGGATACCTGGGGCATAATTCGCTGCGCAAGCCGCCGCTGATCATGGGACATGAGTTTTCCGGAACGGTCGCCGCCATCGGAGTTGGAGCGGCGGAAAAAGCGGGAAAACCGTTTCGGATTGGCGATCGGGTAACCGTGAATCCCCTTGTAAGCTGCGGGCAATGCGATCGCTGCAAAGAAAGCAGGGAGCACTTATGCCCCGACCGCAAACTTCTCGGCGCGGGGCTGCCGGGCGCTTTTGCCGAATTTGTCAAAGTGCCTGCGGAAAATGTGCATCATTTGCCCGATTCCGTAAGT